A single genomic interval of Camelina sativa cultivar DH55 chromosome 11, Cs, whole genome shotgun sequence harbors:
- the LOC104722030 gene encoding microfibrillar-associated protein 1 isoform X1, whose protein sequence is MSVTAGVSSDAAIAVREKLRGGIGQTRVRRYWPGKAPEWAEEAEDDDDVRMQTVSVLDRAFPKNDDLGVSRKDDPRLRRLAQTRVEDRDEVRADHRRIRKAEVVSTEEEEERNQEDRDDDDDDDALEERRRRIREKNLKRAQEEAALLPFEEEDEIQEEEEDEEESEYETDSEDDMPGIAMIKPVFVPKAERDTIAERERLEAEEEALEELAKRKLEMRKVETKQIVVEEVRKDEEIRKNMLLEEANIGDVETDDELNEAEEYEVWKTREIGRIKRERDAREAMLREREEIEKLRNMTEQERREWERKNPKPSSAQPKKKWNFMQKYYHKGAFFQADPDDEAGSAGTDGIFQRDFSAPTGEDRLDKSILPKVMQVKHFGRSGRTKWTHLVNEDTTDWSNPWTSNDPLREKYNKKMAGMDAPIAKPKGSKKMKDWET, encoded by the exons ATGTCTGTCACGGCGGGGGTGAGTAGTGATGCTGCGATTGCTGTAAGGGAGAAACTGCGAGGTGGTATTGGACAGACTAGAGTGAGAAGGTATTGGCCTGGAAAAGCTCCGGAGTGGGCTGAGGAGGCCGAAGATGATGACGATGTTAGGATGCAGACCGTTTCTGTTTTGGATAGAGCTTTTCCAAAGAATGATGATTTAGGGGTTTCTAGGAAGGATGATCCAAGGCTGCGCCGTTTAGCTCAGACCAGAGTTGAAGACCGTGACGAAGTTAGAGCTGATCATAGGCGGATTAGAAAGGCTGAGGTTGTATctacggaagaagaagaagaaaggaatcaaGAGGAtagagacgatgatgatgatgatgatg CcttggaagaaagaagaagaagaattagagAGAAGAATCTTAAGAGAGCTCAAGAGGAGGCTGCTCTACTTccttttgaagaagaagatgagatacaagaggaagaagaggatgaggaggagTCTGAGTACGAGACTGATTCAGAGGATGACATGCCTGGTATTGCCATGATCAAGCCTGTTTTTGTACCAAAAGCTGAGAGAGATACCATAGCAGAGCGTGAGAGACTTGaggctgaagaagaagctctcgAGGAATTAGCTAAGAGAAAACTGGAGATGAGGAAAGTAGAGACAAAGCAAATAGTGGTTGAGGAAGTTAGGAAAGATGAAGAGATACGGAAGAACATGCTGTTGGAAGAAGCAAACATTGGAGATGTGGAAACTGATGACGAACTCAATGAAGCTGAGGAGTATGAAGTCTGGAAGACAAGAGAGATCGGTAGgatcaagagagaaagagatgcaAGGGAAGCTATGCtgagagagagggaagaaatAGAGAAGTTGAGGAACATGACTGAGCAAGAGAGGAGAGAATGGGAGAGGAAGAATCCGAAACCTTCATCAGCTCAGCCTAAAAAGAAGTGGAACTTTATGCAAAAATACTACCACAAGGGTGCCTTCTTCCAGGCAGATCCTGATGATGAGGCAGGTTCTGCTGGGACTGATGGTATATTTCAGCGCGACTTCTCTGCTCCAACTGGAGAAGATAGGTTGGACAAATCGATTCTCCCCAAAGTTATGCAAGTCAAGCACTTTGGTCGTAGTGGAAGAACTAAATGGACTCACCTTGTCAATGAGGACACAACAGATTGGAGTAACCC GTGGACTTCCAATGATCCTCTACGCGaaaaatacaacaagaaaatggCAGGCATGGATGCTCCTATTGCAAAACCAAAGGGgagcaagaagatgaaagatTGGGAGACTTAA